A region of the Candidatus Rokuibacteriota bacterium genome:
GGCCTCGGCCTCACCGGTGACGACCGCGTCGGCGTACTGCAGGGCTTCCTCGAGGCGCATGGTGGCGTGGATGCCCCCCATGACCACCGGCACGTTCAGCTCTCTGAACGTGGACGCGATCTCGTAGGCTCGCGGGGCCTGGGACGTGAACGCGGTAATCCCCACCAGATCCGGGCGCGGATAGCGCTGATAGTCGACGGGACCGAGATTCTCATCGATCAACTCGACCGACCATTCCGCTGGCGTCAGGCGTGCAAGGACCATGAGGCTGAGCGGTTTCCAGGTCCGGTACCTGTTCAAACGGCTGGACCTGATCTTGGTGATGCTGACGACCGGGTTGCCCGGGTTGATGAGGTAGAGCAGCATAGACCGGCTCCTTCGTCGGTGAGGAGAGAACGGCGAGTTTCGCTCGCGCTCGGCCTCAGTGTTCCCGAGTTCTGGGTCCCCTATGGGTTTGGATCATCCGGCCCTCGCGCCTCGGGCGGGCGCCCGGCCTCCGGCGCCCCTCACTGAAGCCCGTGGCGGGCGGCGAGGGCCTGGATCCGCGGGAAGCCGATGAACTCGTCGAAGTCGGCCTCGGGGGTGAGGCGGGGCGCGAGAGCGCCGCGGTCTCCGTGGGCGCGGAAGGCCGCGAGGGTCTCCTGCACGGCGTGGTGGGCGGCGAAGAGCAGGAGGGAGTAGTAGAGGACGAGCTTGACGCCCGCGGCCTCGTCCCGGGACACCGTCGAGCCCGGGGAGTCCACGGCGCAGAGCAGATGGGGCACGCGGGCGGCTACCTCGGCGAGGGCTGGGGTTCGCACGCCGGCGGGAAAGACCATGTCGGCGCCCGCGGCGCCATAGGCCAGGCAGCGGTCCACGGCCTCGTCGAGCCCCCCGCCCCCGAGCCAGCCCGCGTCGGTGCGGGCGATGATGACGAAGTCCGGGTTTCGCCGCGCCTCCACCGCCGCCTTCACCTTCTCCACCATCTCGGCCTTGGGCAGGACACGGCCCGTCACGGGCAGGTGCTTGCCGAACTCGTGGTCCTCGAGGTGGATGCCCGCCACCCCCGCGCGCTCGAACTCGCCCACCGTGCGCCACACGGTGACGGCGCTGCCGAAGCCGTTCT
Encoded here:
- a CDS encoding cobalamin B12-binding domain-containing protein codes for the protein MLLYLINPGNPVVSITKIRSSRLNRYRTWKPLSLMVLARLTPAEWSVELIDENLGPVDYQRYPRPDLVGITAFTSQAPRAYEIASTFRELNVPVVMGGIHATMRLEEALQYADAVVTGEAEA
- a CDS encoding isocitrate lyase/PEP mutase family protein, coding for MAHPGGGPRALRALLGAPGIIVAPGAYDAVSARLVERAGFSAVYIGSYATAASRVGLPDAGLVSMREMVDQAAAVVGAVERIPVIADGENGFGSAVTVWRTVGEFERAGVAGIHLEDHEFGKHLPVTGRVLPKAEMVEKVKAAVEARRNPDFVIIARTDAGWLGGGGLDEAVDRCLAYGAAGADMVFPAGVRTPALAEVAARVPHLLCAVDSPGSTVSRDEAAGVKLVLYYSLLLFAAHHAVQETLAAFRAHGDRGALAPRLTPEADFDEFIGFPRIQALAARHGLQ